In Nostoc sp. GT001, a genomic segment contains:
- a CDS encoding AGE family epimerase/isomerase, translating to MTNIGFSFSDLIAGYVIGFDSGKGDFGTFELKTSDGRKFKVALTSMTYAELVRNLDEPFFDCTSQISSMLVPNCYLFAYGIFYPEAGEHKFEAKHIVFLGRTENEYLFERPDWWVKQIRSLGDFYLKAQFEDGEIDYRKYRTGIGLVGSKEDSNRQETDTISRLVYGFATAYMMTGDDRYLEAAEKGTEYLRQHMRFLDEGEGICYWYHAVDVNPGGSEQKIFSSEFGDDYDAIPAYEQIYALAGPTQTYRITGDPRIIKDIELTINLFDKYFLDKTEKGGFFSHIDPITLSPHAQTLGHNQAKKNWNSVGDHAPAYLINLWLATGKEEYANFLEYTFDTIEKRFPDYDHSPFVQERFYEDWTHDTTWGWQQNRAVVGHNLKIAWNLMRMNHLKPKENYVALAEKIAEIMPAVGSDQQRGGWYDVVERTLKPGQEVHRFVWHNRKAWWQQEQAILAYLILNGSLDKPEYQRQAREAAAFYNAWFLDYVAGGIYFNVLSNGIPYLLGTERGKGSHSMSGYHSFELAYLACVYTNLLINKQPMDLYFKPKPGGFKDNILRVAPDILPPGSVRIGDVWINGQRYADFDAANLTVKLPITQDDLKVRVRLLPTQVSFDATLLEVSNGTAKISLTGLLDANGVVHFQEAIAKATEQPINRLVLLLQELECITTAGLRSLILTKQKLGSHVELYIVGAPENVKQFLMMSAFCDSVTVLDQYETAEMASV from the coding sequence ATGACTAACATAGGCTTTTCGTTTTCGGATTTGATTGCTGGGTATGTTATCGGTTTTGATTCAGGTAAAGGAGATTTTGGTACTTTTGAACTTAAAACCTCAGATGGCAGGAAATTTAAAGTAGCATTGACATCAATGACCTATGCTGAACTAGTACGCAATTTAGATGAGCCTTTCTTTGATTGCACTAGCCAAATAAGTTCAATGCTCGTTCCAAATTGCTATCTTTTCGCCTATGGCATTTTTTATCCTGAAGCAGGTGAACATAAATTTGAAGCTAAACACATAGTTTTTCTGGGTAGAACAGAAAATGAGTATCTTTTTGAAAGACCAGATTGGTGGGTCAAGCAGATACGAAGCCTTGGCGATTTTTACCTCAAAGCTCAGTTTGAAGATGGCGAAATTGATTATCGAAAATATCGCACAGGTATCGGTTTAGTTGGTTCCAAAGAAGATAGTAATCGTCAGGAGACTGACACCATTTCTCGCCTAGTTTACGGTTTTGCTACAGCCTACATGATGACTGGGGACGATCGCTATCTTGAAGCTGCGGAAAAAGGTACTGAATATCTGCGCCAACACATGCGTTTTCTAGATGAAGGCGAAGGAATTTGCTATTGGTACCATGCTGTTGATGTGAACCCAGGTGGTAGCGAACAGAAAATATTCTCCTCAGAATTTGGGGATGATTATGACGCTATTCCAGCTTACGAGCAAATTTATGCCCTAGCTGGCCCCACCCAAACCTATCGGATAACAGGCGATCCCCGCATCATCAAAGATATCGAGTTGACGATTAATCTGTTTGACAAGTATTTCTTGGACAAGACAGAGAAAGGAGGATTTTTCTCTCACATCGATCCGATTACTCTCAGCCCCCACGCTCAGACTCTAGGCCACAATCAGGCCAAGAAGAACTGGAACTCGGTAGGTGATCATGCTCCGGCTTATTTGATCAATCTTTGGCTAGCGACTGGCAAAGAAGAATACGCAAATTTCTTGGAGTACACCTTCGACACCATTGAAAAGCGGTTCCCAGATTATGACCATAGCCCATTTGTCCAAGAACGTTTTTATGAGGACTGGACTCACGATACAACTTGGGGATGGCAGCAGAATCGAGCAGTTGTAGGTCATAACCTGAAAATTGCTTGGAACTTAATGCGGATGAACCACCTGAAACCAAAAGAAAACTATGTGGCTCTGGCAGAAAAGATTGCAGAAATCATGCCAGCAGTCGGTAGCGACCAACAGCGTGGTGGGTGGTACGATGTCGTGGAACGCACCTTAAAACCAGGGCAAGAGGTACACCGCTTTGTCTGGCATAATCGGAAAGCTTGGTGGCAACAGGAACAAGCTATCTTAGCCTACCTGATCTTAAATGGCTCACTTGATAAACCTGAGTATCAACGCCAAGCCCGTGAAGCGGCAGCTTTCTATAATGCTTGGTTCCTCGATTACGTAGCTGGGGGTATCTACTTCAATGTTCTGTCCAATGGGATTCCCTACTTGTTAGGAACGGAACGAGGCAAGGGGAGCCACTCAATGAGCGGTTATCACTCGTTTGAGTTGGCCTACTTAGCTTGCGTTTATACAAATTTGCTGATTAATAAACAGCCAATGGATTTGTACTTCAAACCAAAGCCGGGTGGCTTTAAGGACAACATTCTGCGAGTTGCACCAGATATCTTACCACCAGGCAGTGTACGGATTGGCGATGTATGGATCAATGGGCAAAGGTATGCCGATTTTGATGCTGCAAACCTGACGGTAAAACTGCCGATTACTCAAGACGATCTCAAAGTTAGAGTCAGGCTTCTCCCGACTCAAGTATCTTTCGACGCAACGCTGTTAGAAGTGAGTAATGGTACTGCTAAAATCTCCTTAACTGGGTTATTGGATGCCAATGGTGTGGTACATTTTCAGGAAGCGATCGCCAAAGCTACAGAACAGCCAATCAATCGTCTAGTCTTACTGCTACAAGAATTAGAATGTATTACTACTGCTGGTCTGAGGTCTCTGATTTTAACTAAGCAAAAACTGGGTTCTCATGTTGAACTCTATATAGTTGGGGCACCAGAGAACGTGAAACAATTCCTGATGATGAGTGCATTTTGCGACAGCGTAACTGTTTTGGATCAGTATGAAACTGCTGAGATGGCTAGTGTGTAG
- a CDS encoding FAD-dependent oxidoreductase — MVNPVLLTVDDDPGVLRVIERDLRHEYGDRFRVLRANSGANALRVLQQVKLRNETVALCVVDQRMPQMSGVQFLEQAMQIFPSAKRVLLTAYADTDAAISAINTAKIDYYLLKPWEPPQDLLYPALSDLLDDWISSYRPPFEGIRVIGSRWSPKSHHIKDFLARNYMPYQWLDIEVEEEAREWVRYAQCNTAHLPLVVCPDGSYLIQPTHAEIAEKIGLKMQAQMPFYDLAIVGAGPAGLAAAVYGASEGLRTVLIEKEAPGGQAGTSSRIENYLGFPQGIPGSELARRAVTQAKRFGVEILSPQEVIDIRLQDCYRIIKLKDGTELSCYALLIATGVSYRKLNVPGIENVTGAGVYYGAAMTEALSCQNEDVYVVGGANSAGQAAVYISKYARRVTILVRGNSLATSMSKYLIDQILATDNITVRFHSHIVEVHGQTNLEAITIADTKTHEKETIPTKLLFILIGANPHTDWLAGIVDRDEQGFILTGPSLIPDKRCSKAWKLDRQPFLLESSVPGIFVAGDVRNGSVKRVASGVGEGAIAIQFIHQYLSKV, encoded by the coding sequence TTGGTTAATCCTGTACTACTTACTGTTGACGATGACCCCGGAGTTCTACGAGTCATAGAGCGAGATCTCCGACATGAGTATGGCGATCGCTTTCGGGTACTACGAGCCAACTCAGGTGCAAATGCTTTAAGAGTATTGCAACAGGTAAAATTACGTAACGAAACAGTTGCGCTCTGTGTAGTAGACCAGCGGATGCCACAAATGTCGGGCGTGCAGTTCCTGGAACAGGCTATGCAAATTTTCCCGTCTGCAAAACGAGTTTTACTAACAGCTTATGCAGACACCGATGCTGCTATCTCTGCGATAAATACAGCAAAGATTGATTACTATCTTCTCAAACCTTGGGAGCCGCCACAAGACCTTCTGTATCCAGCTCTGAGCGATTTATTAGACGATTGGATTTCGTCATACCGCCCACCCTTTGAAGGTATCCGCGTTATTGGCTCTCGTTGGTCGCCCAAGAGTCATCACATTAAGGACTTCTTGGCCCGCAACTATATGCCTTATCAGTGGTTGGACATTGAGGTAGAAGAAGAAGCGCGTGAGTGGGTTAGATATGCTCAATGTAATACCGCGCATTTGCCACTAGTAGTTTGCCCTGACGGTTCGTATCTCATACAGCCAACGCACGCCGAAATTGCTGAAAAAATCGGGTTGAAGATGCAGGCCCAAATGCCCTTTTACGATTTGGCGATCGTGGGGGCTGGACCAGCTGGTTTAGCAGCAGCAGTCTATGGAGCTTCTGAAGGTCTACGCACAGTATTGATTGAAAAAGAAGCTCCAGGGGGTCAAGCAGGGACGAGTTCCCGGATCGAGAACTATTTAGGCTTTCCCCAAGGAATTCCTGGATCGGAATTAGCTCGCCGCGCCGTTACTCAAGCTAAACGATTCGGAGTAGAGATTCTCTCGCCTCAAGAGGTAATTGACATTCGCTTGCAAGATTGTTATCGCATCATTAAGCTGAAAGATGGGACAGAATTAAGCTGTTACGCATTGCTGATTGCGACAGGTGTTTCATATCGTAAGCTTAATGTGCCTGGGATTGAGAATGTGACTGGGGCCGGTGTATACTACGGTGCGGCAATGACCGAAGCACTCTCCTGCCAAAATGAAGATGTTTATGTAGTTGGCGGAGCTAACTCAGCCGGGCAGGCTGCGGTGTACATTTCTAAGTATGCTCGCCGTGTGACTATATTGGTACGCGGCAACTCACTGGCTACAAGTATGTCAAAGTACTTGATAGACCAAATCTTAGCAACAGACAATATCACGGTACGGTTTCACTCTCACATTGTCGAGGTTCATGGCCAGACTAACCTAGAAGCAATTACGATCGCTGACACTAAAACCCACGAAAAGGAAACTATTCCCACAAAGTTGCTGTTCATTTTAATTGGCGCCAACCCACACACTGATTGGCTGGCTGGAATTGTGGACAGAGACGAACAAGGGTTTATCTTAACTGGGCCAAGCTTGATACCCGATAAACGATGTTCAAAGGCATGGAAACTGGATCGCCAACCCTTCCTGCTGGAATCGAGTGTACCAGGCATATTTGTAGCTGGAGATGTGCGTAATGGGTCTGTGAAGCGAGTTGCTTCTGGCGTCGGAGAGGGTGCGATCGCTATTCAGTTCATCCATCAATATCTCAGTAAGGTGTAA
- a CDS encoding cyclic nucleotide-binding domain-containing protein, with translation MLDALRQVSLFAQLTDEQLQWLSEHGCELCLVSGEYIAIEGEPLDYFYVLIEGEIEFTKKVGNAEKHVMSFGAGTYTGHELILLDVPHYLLNVRAVKPSYMLKWHTDTFWEMLTTCPSITRDLLIITAQRVQMLESMSQHHQKLIALGTLAAGLAHELNNPATAVVRGGKHLQKIFQQLPYLGLQLNHRQMTKEQLLFLDNLLHSVIVRAKTPCDLENLLAQSDREQEVTAWLDLHNVPDGWKIVSSLVRGGLDTQSLDTIVEHLPPGSLAEVLAWLEPHSQELSCWTKLTKVRGAFPNWSKLLKSTPIWIRLRCRRWIYTRELKVR, from the coding sequence ATGTTAGATGCTTTGCGTCAAGTGTCACTTTTTGCACAATTGACAGATGAGCAATTGCAATGGTTATCTGAACACGGCTGCGAACTATGTCTGGTTTCGGGAGAATACATAGCCATTGAGGGAGAACCACTAGACTATTTCTATGTACTGATCGAAGGCGAAATTGAGTTTACTAAAAAGGTCGGCAATGCAGAAAAACACGTCATGAGTTTTGGTGCTGGAACATATACAGGTCATGAGTTGATTTTATTAGATGTTCCTCACTATCTTCTCAACGTGCGTGCCGTGAAACCGAGTTATATGTTGAAATGGCACACAGATACTTTCTGGGAAATGCTGACAACCTGTCCGTCGATTACACGTGACCTTTTAATCATCACGGCACAACGGGTGCAAATGTTGGAATCTATGTCACAACACCACCAAAAGCTAATTGCACTGGGTACTTTAGCAGCTGGACTAGCCCACGAGTTAAACAACCCAGCAACAGCCGTTGTTCGAGGTGGGAAGCACTTGCAGAAAATCTTTCAACAATTGCCATACCTTGGACTCCAACTCAATCACAGGCAGATGACAAAAGAACAACTGTTGTTTCTTGACAACTTGTTGCACTCAGTAATTGTACGTGCCAAAACACCCTGCGACTTAGAAAATTTACTTGCGCAGAGCGATCGCGAACAAGAAGTGACAGCCTGGTTGGATTTACACAACGTGCCTGATGGCTGGAAAATTGTTTCTTCCTTAGTCCGGGGAGGACTGGATACTCAATCCCTGGATACTATTGTGGAGCATTTACCCCCAGGATCACTCGCTGAAGTTCTAGCTTGGCTCGAGCCACACTCACAGGAATTGAGTTGTTGGACGAAATTGACCAAAGTTCGGGGCGCATTTCCGAACTGGTCAAAGCTATTAAAGAGTACTCCTATATGGATCAGGCTCCGATGCAGGAGGTGGATATACACCAGGGAGTTGAAAGTACGCTGA
- a CDS encoding ATP-binding protein — protein MDQAPMQEVDIHQGVESTLTILGHKLKGGISLTRDYDRSLPLILVYGSELNQVWTNLIDNAIDAMSGQGQIRIRTARENKCVLVEIANNGPAIPPEIQERIFEPFFTTKGVGQGTGLGLVISYRIVEKHKGEIRLFSEPGNTRFQVILPISLVEKTSECHQCQFIPSDDTTMQFIHS, from the coding sequence ATGGATCAGGCTCCGATGCAGGAGGTGGATATACACCAGGGAGTTGAAAGTACGCTGACTATTCTTGGTCATAAGCTCAAGGGTGGCATTAGTCTAACGCGCGATTATGACCGGAGCCTACCACTAATCTTGGTGTATGGTAGCGAACTCAACCAGGTATGGACGAACTTGATTGACAATGCGATTGATGCAATGAGTGGACAAGGACAAATCAGGATTCGCACAGCACGAGAAAATAAGTGTGTGCTAGTAGAAATTGCCAACAATGGTCCAGCCATTCCGCCAGAGATCCAAGAGCGGATATTCGAGCCTTTCTTTACCACCAAGGGGGTGGGTCAGGGAACAGGCTTAGGTCTAGTGATTAGTTACCGAATTGTTGAAAAGCATAAAGGCGAGATCCGCTTGTTCTCCGAACCAGGAAACACCCGTTTTCAGGTTATTCTGCCCATATCTTTGGTTGAAAAAACATCTGAATGCCATCAATGCCAATTTATACCATCTGATGATACAACTATGCAATTTATACACAGTTGA
- a CDS encoding low temperature requirement protein A: MNKWLKSPELRISEDKEEERHATWLELFFDLFFVVAISELAHNLNRDVSLSGFLGFLMLFVPIWWSWIGATFYANLFDTDDLGHRLLTALQMLAVAALAVNVHDGLGKSSVGFALSYAIARVLLVLEFLRAGKHIVTARPLTTRIVSGSGLGALLWLVSAFVPIPLRFGFWILALTVEFGIVLTAGKAVHVELAPHASHLPERFGLFTLIVLGEAVLAVVNGVAQQQWNFSSAYTAVFGLTIAFSLWWLYFDNLGGSAIQAARACRHIRAYQTWVYMHLPLVIGIAATGVGVEHALASDTGLVLASAERWLICASLALCFFTLGIIYLTGVSTDTRLRCKVRAGYRFVAATVILILAVVGAGLSGMELIGLIAVVGAVQIILELRQTTSFL, translated from the coding sequence ATGAATAAATGGTTGAAATCTCCTGAATTACGTATTAGTGAAGATAAGGAAGAAGAACGGCACGCGACGTGGTTGGAACTCTTTTTTGATCTATTTTTCGTAGTTGCGATTTCGGAACTTGCTCACAATTTGAATCGGGATGTATCACTATCGGGCTTCCTTGGCTTTTTGATGCTCTTTGTGCCGATTTGGTGGTCTTGGATTGGAGCTACGTTCTACGCCAATCTATTTGATACTGATGATTTGGGACACCGACTCCTGACCGCTTTACAAATGCTTGCAGTGGCGGCACTAGCTGTGAACGTACACGACGGGTTGGGTAAAAGTTCAGTTGGTTTCGCTCTTTCGTACGCTATTGCTCGGGTGTTGCTTGTCCTTGAGTTCTTACGTGCTGGAAAGCATATAGTTACAGCACGACCACTAACAACCCGAATCGTGAGCGGTTCTGGACTAGGGGCATTGCTTTGGCTGGTGTCGGCATTTGTACCAATACCACTGCGATTTGGGTTTTGGATCTTAGCGCTGACAGTAGAATTTGGAATAGTATTGACAGCAGGAAAGGCTGTGCATGTGGAACTGGCTCCCCACGCTTCACACTTGCCTGAGCGTTTTGGCTTATTTACCTTAATTGTGCTAGGCGAGGCAGTCTTAGCGGTAGTTAATGGGGTCGCACAACAGCAGTGGAATTTCTCATCAGCATATACTGCCGTGTTTGGCTTGACTATTGCTTTTAGTTTGTGGTGGCTGTATTTTGACAACCTTGGTGGTTCAGCAATCCAGGCTGCTCGTGCTTGCCGCCACATAAGAGCTTATCAGACTTGGGTCTATATGCACTTACCTTTGGTGATTGGTATTGCCGCTACCGGAGTTGGGGTGGAGCACGCTCTAGCAAGTGATACAGGTCTGGTACTGGCATCTGCTGAACGCTGGCTTATTTGCGCTAGCTTGGCGCTGTGCTTCTTTACCCTTGGAATCATCTATCTTACAGGTGTGAGCACTGACACCAGACTACGCTGCAAAGTCCGAGCGGGGTATCGCTTTGTGGCAGCAACTGTTATTCTGATTCTCGCTGTAGTTGGCGCGGGTTTGTCAGGTATGGAGTTGATTGGGCTTATAGCTGTGGTTGGTGCTGTTCAAATTATCCTCGAGCTGCGTCAGACTACTAGTTTTTTATAA
- a CDS encoding transposase — protein MSDILSLLQCLLPQINATTMRQLNQIILAMLAMSGRVTMLGISRWAGIGGSYRTMLRFFHTVIPWATLFWLFFRKHLFRANEVYLLAGDEVVVSKSGKKTYGLDRFFSSLANKPISGLSFFVLSLVSVEQRHSFPIQIEQVIKKDTQTKSTSTIEKPNKKEKRGRGRPKGSKNKNKKEVILTSELILIQKMIGSLFKLLANSISLTYLVVDGHFGNNNALQMARLVNLQIISKLRHDSALYFPYENPDSSKRSRRKYGDKLDYRNIPDKYLCKSAIEDDIQTDIYQATLIHKEFAQALNVVILVKTNLKTNACSHVIIFSSDLTLSFEKIIDYYKLRFQIEFNFRDAKQFWGLEDFMNLSQTAVTNASNLAFFMVNLSHHLLADFQQLNPGSGIIDLKAYHRGFRYVREMLKMLPEIPEPILLTQIFAKLTSLGRIHPVSTGVEPS, from the coding sequence ATGTCCGATATCTTATCACTGCTACAATGCTTGCTACCGCAGATAAACGCTACGACGATGCGGCAATTGAACCAGATAATCCTGGCTATGTTAGCGATGAGCGGACGAGTCACGATGTTGGGAATTTCCCGTTGGGCAGGCATTGGTGGTAGTTATCGGACGATGTTGCGGTTTTTTCATACAGTAATACCTTGGGCTACATTGTTTTGGCTATTTTTCCGCAAGCATTTGTTCCGTGCGAATGAGGTATATTTGCTTGCAGGAGATGAAGTTGTAGTCAGTAAATCGGGTAAAAAGACTTATGGATTAGATAGATTCTTTTCTAGCCTAGCCAATAAACCGATATCAGGATTATCTTTCTTTGTATTATCATTAGTGAGTGTTGAACAGAGGCACTCGTTTCCGATTCAGATAGAACAGGTAATAAAGAAAGATACTCAAACAAAAAGTACCTCGACAATCGAAAAACCAAACAAAAAAGAAAAGCGTGGGCGTGGACGACCAAAAGGAAGTAAAAACAAAAATAAAAAGGAAGTGATATTAACATCTGAATTAATACTAATTCAGAAAATGATTGGTTCACTATTCAAGTTATTAGCTAACTCTATTTCCCTCACCTACTTGGTAGTAGATGGTCATTTTGGTAACAACAATGCTTTGCAGATGGCACGTCTTGTCAACTTGCAGATAATTTCCAAATTGCGCCATGATTCAGCATTATACTTCCCTTATGAAAATCCTGACTCCAGTAAGCGCTCTCGTCGTAAATACGGTGATAAGCTAGACTATCGTAATATACCTGACAAATACTTATGTAAAAGTGCTATTGAGGATGATATTCAAACTGATATTTATCAAGCCACTCTTATTCACAAAGAATTTGCCCAAGCTCTCAATGTAGTGATTTTGGTCAAAACCAATCTTAAAACTAATGCTTGCAGCCATGTAATTATTTTTTCTAGCGACCTAACTCTGTCATTTGAAAAAATTATCGACTATTACAAACTCCGTTTCCAAATCGAGTTTAATTTTAGGGATGCCAAGCAGTTTTGGGGATTGGAAGATTTTATGAACCTGAGCCAAACTGCCGTGACTAATGCTTCTAATTTAGCATTTTTTATGGTCAATTTATCCCACCATCTTCTCGCTGATTTCCAGCAACTCAATCCCGGTTCTGGCATTATTGACCTTAAGGCTTACCATCGTGGTTTTCGATATGTTCGTGAAATGTTAAAAATGCTTCCCGAAATCCCTGAGCCTATTTTATTAACCCAGATTTTTGCCAAGCTTACTTCTTTAGGACGTATTCATCCCGTTTCCACTGGCGTTGAACCCTCGTAA
- a CDS encoding molybdenum cofactor biosynthesis protein MoaE: MTTTLTSAVKPRAEDSFAITFAPLSLEEIYAKSDDSANGAVVVMSGMVRNQTDGKPVIALEYQAYEPMALRIFYQIAADIRLSMPDVNRVAIYHRVGRLQVGEISVLVAVGSPHRSEAFEACQYAIDTLKHNAPIWKKEHWQDGSSTWVSIGACETSGENC; the protein is encoded by the coding sequence ATGACAACCACACTTACCTCTGCTGTTAAACCAAGAGCCGAAGATAGTTTTGCCATTACCTTTGCGCCATTATCTCTGGAAGAAATCTACGCCAAATCTGACGATTCAGCCAATGGTGCTGTGGTTGTGATGAGTGGTATGGTTCGCAATCAAACCGATGGTAAACCTGTGATTGCTCTAGAGTATCAAGCTTATGAACCAATGGCGTTGCGGATATTTTATCAAATTGCTGCTGATATTCGCTTATCTATGCCTGATGTGAATCGAGTCGCGATTTATCATCGTGTTGGACGTTTGCAAGTTGGGGAAATCAGCGTTTTAGTAGCTGTGGGTTCTCCTCATCGAAGTGAGGCGTTTGAAGCTTGCCAATATGCTATTGATACGCTCAAACACAATGCCCCTATATGGAAGAAAGAACATTGGCAAGACGGTTCTAGCACCTGGGTGAGTATTGGTGCGTGTGAAACATCAGGAGAAAATTGTTGA
- a CDS encoding response regulator has translation MDGAITIRTLQDINPLLPIIAVSGLVKSEEVPIDKTAEYTAFLPKPYTTQELLKTLHAVISH, from the coding sequence ATGGATGGAGCAATTACCATTCGCACATTGCAAGATATAAATCCGCTGTTGCCGATTATTGCTGTAAGTGGACTAGTAAAAAGTGAAGAAGTACCGATCGATAAAACGGCTGAGTATACAGCCTTTTTACCTAAACCTTATACAACGCAAGAATTATTGAAAACCCTACATGCAGTTATTAGTCATTAA
- a CDS encoding KTSC domain-containing protein, producing the protein MKLSKIDLSSLVAIAHSDGYLQLLLDRGNELEFLEIPAPIQAYEGLQELNEAIAETTALPFEEEPIVMLPVVSSMAMAVGYDRNEQILQVEFQSGAVYQYLGVDEDTWEDLHSSDSIGSFFNQEIKGRYECDRLDHAD; encoded by the coding sequence ATGAAGCTATCTAAGATAGACTTGAGCAGTTTAGTAGCGATCGCTCATTCTGATGGATATTTGCAGTTGTTGCTCGATCGAGGCAACGAACTAGAGTTTTTAGAAATTCCGGCACCGATACAAGCTTATGAAGGATTGCAAGAACTCAACGAAGCGATTGCCGAAACGACTGCATTACCCTTTGAAGAAGAACCAATCGTCATGCTACCAGTTGTCTCATCAATGGCTATGGCTGTAGGCTACGATCGCAACGAACAGATTTTGCAAGTTGAGTTTCAAAGTGGAGCGGTTTATCAGTACTTAGGCGTAGACGAGGATACTTGGGAAGATTTACATTCCTCGGACTCAATTGGCAGCTTTTTCAATCAAGAGATTAAAGGTAGATATGAGTGCGATCGTCTAGATCATGCAGATTAA
- a CDS encoding tetratricopeptide repeat protein: MTEVIRSGSLNNIESIEFEEQCLEKARETGDRNAEVISLASLGNAYQSLGEYHLAIEFYQQWLDIAKEIGDRLEEAKSLSGLGNAYQSLGKYQRAIEFYHQWLSITRKIGDRTGEGICLGSLGNTYEYLGKYEQAIEFYHQWLSITKKTGDWTGECICLGSLGNTYESLGSYQLAIEFYQQWLGLAKFISDAYGGQSQRNAESMALSGLGSAYKALGKYQRALDFYQQSLEIRRDLNDLNGEANAWFNLGLVLEKINRESEAMAAFCNAREIYHAMGLDASLQDCNHAIEFLSQNIASTPSTFWLRRWLSHLSQLIKTGSK, encoded by the coding sequence ATGACAGAAGTAATAAGATCCGGGAGCCTAAATAATATTGAGTCCATTGAGTTTGAAGAGCAGTGCTTAGAAAAAGCCAGAGAAACAGGCGATCGCAATGCAGAAGTCATTTCTTTGGCAAGTTTGGGCAATGCTTACCAGTCACTAGGTGAGTACCACCTAGCAATTGAGTTTTATCAGCAGTGGTTAGATATAGCTAAAGAAATAGGCGATCGCTTAGAAGAAGCCAAATCTTTATCTGGGTTGGGTAACGCTTACCAATCACTGGGAAAATACCAGCGAGCGATTGAATTTTATCACCAGTGGTTAAGTATTACCAGGAAAATAGGCGATCGCACTGGGGAAGGTATTTGCTTGGGAAGCTTGGGTAATACTTATGAATACCTGGGTAAGTACGAGCAAGCGATTGAATTCTATCACCAGTGGTTGAGTATTACCAAGAAAACAGGCGATTGGACTGGGGAATGCATTTGCCTGGGAAGTTTGGGCAATACTTATGAATCATTGGGATCTTACCAACTAGCAATTGAGTTTTACCAACAATGGTTAGGGCTAGCAAAATTCATTAGCGATGCCTACGGCGGGCAAAGCCAACGCAATGCTGAAAGCATGGCCTTGAGCGGATTGGGCAGTGCTTATAAGGCTTTAGGAAAGTACCAAAGGGCGTTGGATTTTTATCAGCAATCATTAGAGATTAGAAGGGATCTTAATGACCTAAATGGGGAAGCAAATGCCTGGTTTAATTTGGGTTTGGTATTAGAAAAAATCAATCGAGAATCAGAAGCGATGGCTGCCTTTTGCAATGCTCGTGAAATTTATCATGCAATGGGACTCGATGCCAGTCTGCAAGATTGTAACCATGCCATTGAGTTTCTTTCTCAAAATATTGCCAGCACACCATCTACTTTCTGGTTAAGGAGATGGTTAAGTCATTTGTCGCAGTTGATCAAAACTGGTTCTAAATAA
- a CDS encoding DUF411 domain-containing protein, producing the protein MSHKQLIYCWQKWLLPILMSATVQIVVLTLGILSILGSTAPMSHAQAVFSTMHIQQQQIPSKSTVLNATVYHSPDCNCCGGWIDHLKAQGFKITDFSTTDIETVKQKYNVPDNLSSCHTAIVDGYVIEGHVPADDIKRLLQEKPNVIGLSVPQMPVGTPGMEMGNRKDPFSVLSFDRKNSVVVFNKYPGES; encoded by the coding sequence ATGTCGCACAAACAATTGATTTATTGCTGGCAAAAATGGTTACTTCCCATCTTGATGTCTGCCACTGTGCAAATAGTGGTTCTAACATTAGGGATCTTGAGCATCTTGGGAAGCACTGCTCCTATGAGTCATGCTCAAGCTGTTTTTAGCACTATGCACATCCAGCAGCAACAGATACCATCAAAATCAACAGTGCTAAATGCTACTGTATATCACAGTCCCGATTGTAACTGTTGTGGCGGGTGGATTGATCACTTAAAGGCACAGGGTTTTAAAATCACAGATTTTTCAACAACTGACATCGAAACAGTCAAACAAAAGTACAACGTGCCGGATAACTTGTCATCTTGCCACACAGCAATTGTTGATGGATATGTTATTGAAGGACACGTCCCAGCAGACGACATCAAACGTCTGCTGCAAGAAAAGCCAAATGTTATTGGTTTATCTGTTCCTCAAATGCCTGTAGGCACTCCTGGGATGGAAATGGGGAATCGAAAAGACCCGTTTTCTGTGCTTTCTTTTGATCGCAAGAACTCAGTAGTAGTATTCAATAAGTATCCTGGTGAGTCCTGA